The Mesorhizobium sp. AR02 genomic interval GCGCTCATGCCGCGACAGTGCCTCGACCGCCTTCCTGTGGGCACGGTGGACCAGGTCGCGATTGGCATCGTCGAGAAATGGGCAGGTCTCGAAGCGGCCCCATGTCGGGTTCGGGCCGAAAAAACCGTCGAAATCCCAGGCATGGCGGGCAAAGCCCGGCGGCGGCGCCCAGCCGGCGGCAGCATTGTGCATGCGCGCGATGGTTTGCCCGACTGCCGCGAAGACCTCCCTTGCCCGTTGCGGCGAATAGCCGAGCGGCACGCCGCGCGCACCGACGGCGCGGCCTTCCAGCCAGCTCAGACAATCGACCTGACGCGGCGTGGAAGTGCCTATGCCGACCGGCACGAACAGATCGCCGGCCTGCGTCGGCACCGGAGACGGCGTGGCGACACCGGCGGATTGCAGAAAGCCCATCCATTGCAGTTCCGAGCGGAGCGCGGCATCGGAGTGATAGCCAAGCCGATGGATGCGCAGGGCTGCCGGCCGGCCATCGGCCAAGCGGATGCGGAAGACGGCATTTTCGCGGTATTTCAGCAGTTCCGGTTCACAATCGCGGACACCCCAATGGGCGAGCGCATGCCGGGCAAGCGCGGTGACATCAGCCGCTGTCTCAGGCTCGGATCGCGCGGACACTGCGTTCACGCCGCCACTCCGGCGACTTCACCAAGCACTTCGTCGAGCGTGCCGATCAACAGGTCGGCATTGGCGCGGGAAAACGGCATTGGCGGGCGGATCTTCAGCACATTGCCATGGATGCCGGTCTTGCCCATCAGCACGCCACGGTCGCGCATAGCGTTGATGACGCGCCCGGCGATGTCGGGCGCCGGCTCGCGCGTCTCGCGGTCGCGGACCAGCTCGGCGCCGAAGAACAGGCCGGCGCCTCGGACTTCCCCGATGCAGTCATGCCGGTCGGCCAGCGGCCGCAGCAAATCCAGTGCATAGGCGCCGACATCGCGCGCATTGGCGACAAGGTTTTCATCTTCCAGGACATCAAGAACCGCACTAGCCACGGCGCAGGAAACCGGATTGCCGCCAAAGGTGTTGAAATAGCGGAAGGCGTTACGGAAAGTCGCCAAGATTTCTGTGGTGGTGACGACGGCGGCGACCGGATGGCCATTGCCCATCGGCTTGCCCATGGTGACGATGTCGGGAACGAAGCCGGCGCGCTGATGGCCCCAGAAATAGCTGCCGGTACGGCCGAAGCCCGGCTGCACTTCGTCGGCGATGACCAGCCCTCCAGCGTCGCGCACGGCCGCCACGGCGTCGTCGAAGAAGCCGGCGGGCAGCGTCGGAAACCCTTCATTGGCGAGCAGCGGACACAGGATCATGCCGGACAGGCCGATGCCGTCCTTTGCCAGCGAGGCGATGGCTTCGCGCACGGCGCCGCCGAACGCCTTGCCGTTGGCCATCGCGTCGGGATGGCGATAGCTGTCGGGCGCTGGCACCAGCCTGACATAGGGAGCGCGGCCGCCGACTGGCGGCATGCGGGTTGAGAGCTGCGAAACCGCCGTGGTGTTGCCGTGATAGGTGGCGTCGGTGGCGATGATGCCCATCTGGCCTGAAGTCGCCTGCGCCATCCGCAGTGCGATGTCGTTGGCCTCGCTGCCGGTGCAGGTCAGGATGGCAGTCGACAGGCTGGCATCGAAAGTCGCGGTCAGCCGCTCGACATAATCGAGGATGGCGGTGTGGAGATAGCGCGTGTGGGTGTTGAGCAGGCTTGCCTGCCGGCACAGCGCGTCGACCACATGCGGATGGCAATGGCCGACATGGGCGACATTGTTGTAGGCGTCGAGATATTTGCGGCCGTCGGCATCGTAGAGCCAGACGCCTTCGCCGCGCACCAGATGCACGGGCTCGTCATAGAACAATTGCGATTTCGCGCCGAGCAGGCGGCCACGCCGGCTAATCAGCGCCGCCTCGGCCTGCGTTCCATGCGTCGGACTTTTCTGCGGGTGTGCCATCAGTATATCGAAACTCCGTTGTGTCCGTCGACGTGTCAGACCTTCGACAGTCCTGCGCCGATCGCCTCACCGATCTTGGCGACATCGGCGGCGCTGATGATCAGCGGGGGTGACAGGATGATGTTGTTGCCGGAGACGCGCAGCATGACGCCGGCTTCGTAGGCAGCCTCCGAAACCACGGCCATAGTCTTCTTGTCGGCGGGTTTTTTCGTCGCGCGATCCGAGACCAGCTCGATCGCCGCCATCAGGCCCTTGTAACGGACATCGCCAACGATGGCGTGCTTGGCCTTCAGGCCCTCCAGCACGGCCGCCAGTTCGACACCGCGTGCCGCGGCGTTCTCGTTCAGGCGAAGCCGTTTGGTCTCGGCGAGCGCCGCCAGTCCCGCCGCGCAGCCGACCGGGTGACCGGAGTAGGTATAGCCATGGCCGATGGCGCCAAAACTGGTCTTGTCGGCCTCGAACACGTCGGCGACCTTGCCACCGATCAGCGTCGCGCCGAGCGGGAAATAGCCTGAGGTGATCGCCTTGGCGATGGTCATGAAATCCGGCTTCACACCCGTCAGCCTGGAACCGGACCAAGCTCCGGTGCGGCCAAAGCCGGTGACGACCTCGTCGGCGATCAGCAGGATTTCGTGGCGGTCGCAGATCTCGCGTATCAGCGGCATGAAGCTTTCATGCGGAACGATGACGCCGCCGGCGCCGAGCACCGGCTCCATGATGAAGGCGGCGATGGTGTCGCCGCCCTGGAAGGCGATTTCATCCTCCAGCGCCTTGGCGCACAGTTTCGCCAGCCGCGCCGGATCGGTCTCTTCGAAGGGATTGCGGAAGGTCCAGGGTGCCGGAATGTGGAAGACGCCGGGCAGCAGCGGCTCATAGTTGCGGCGGAAATTGGCGTTGCCGTTGACCGAGGCACCGCCGAAATGGGTGCCGTGATAGCCTTTCTTGAGCGCCAGGAATTTTGTCCGGTCGCCCTGGCCGCGGATCTTCCAGTATTGCCTGGCCAGCCGAAGTGCTGTCTCGACCGAATCCGAGCCCCCCGAGGTGAAGAAGGTTCGCACCATGCCTTCCGGCGCGAACCATTCAGCGAGTTCGTAGGCGAGCTCGATCGACGGTCCGGTCGAGGTGCCGCGGAAGCCGGAATAGTATGGGAGAGCGCCGAGCTGGTCGGCGATCGCTTTCTTGATCGGGTCGCAGCTGTAGCCGAGATTGACGTTCCACAACCCGCCAACGGCGTCGAGCACGGTGTTGCCGCCAATGTCGGTGACCATGACGCCCTCGCCCTTCATGATCACCTTGGGCGGGTTGGCCCGCATCTCGGCCGGATGCGCCATCGGATGCCAGATCGGCTTGGCGTTGGTCTCGGTGAGGAAATTGATGTCGCGCATAACAAGGCTCCGCAAATGGTCTCAGGCAGCTGGGACGAGGTCGAAATGGGCAAGGGCTTCGGCATAGGAAAGCGCTGGCCGGGCAACGTCGAAATGCACCGTGCGCATGCCGGCGGCACGGCCGCCATCGACATTGCGCTTCTGGTCGTCGACGAACACGCAGGCATCGGCAGGCAAGCCGAGTGCTTCGGTGACGAAGGCATAGGCGCGCGGGTCGGGCTTGAGGATGCCGGTGTAGGTGGCGTCGACGATCACGTCGAACAGGCCGAGCAGCGGTAGCCGCCGGCGAAAATCGGCGCCGTAGAACAGGTCGAGTTCGTTGGACAGGATCGCCAGGCGAAACCCCGCGGCATGGACGGCGCGGATGGCGCGGTCGGCTTCGTGCCGCACCACCTTCTCCGGCTCGGCGCCGCGGGCGCGCTGGACAAAAGTCTCCATCGCCTGCCAGTCCTCGCCGACAAGGCGGCCGACCTCACTTGTGCGGGTGCGCCAATAGTCGCGTTCACTGATCTCGTCGGCCTGCATCGAACGCCACAGCGGGTCGCTGTCTGGATCGAACGGCCCACGCCATTGCAGCGTGCCGGACTTCAAGCCGAGCGCCTGTTCGGTCAAGGCATGGGTCTCGAACAGCGTCCTTGTGACGACGCCGCCGAAATCGAGAACCAGCGCCTGGGCCACGGGAGCGCTCACGCGGCCACTCCCTTGGCCGGCATGCCACGCGGGATGATGCCTTCCTCAACCCAGCGATCGAAGATTTCCAGCGCCTTGCCGACAAAATCGTCGCTGTTGATGTGGGCGTCAATCTCGTGGAACTCGACGCTGGGGGAAATCGCCTTGCGCATTTCATCCACGAAGGCGGCAAGGGCTTCGGGTTCATAGAGCGGCTCACCCTCTATGTCCCATTCCTGGATGCCCCGGGACGGCAGGATGAAGGCGGACCGCCCTTTCGATGCGCCGAGCTTGGCGGCGATGGTCCTGGCGACCTCGCGGCGGTCAGCGGCATCGACGGTGATCGAGGCGATCAGCCTGTTATGGGCGTGAAACGGGCGCTCGGAAAATTTAGCCGGCAAATCCTGCCAGGTTGGCAGGTCGACCATGTCGACCGCGCCGGGGGCGGCGATCTGCGGAATGCCGCGGGCGCCGGCATTTTCCAGCCGGTCGTTGCCGGAGCTGACGACAGAGCCGGCCAGATGGTTGGTGATCTCCTGCAGGCTGAAATCGAAGACGGCGCAGAAATGGTCCTGGCCGGCGATCGATTCGAAGGCGCGGCCGCCCATGCCGGTGGTGTGGAAGACGGCGACGTCATAGCCGCGCCGCTCCAGCGCCGGTTTCAGCGTCTTCATGTAGCGCAGGCAGGAGCTGCCGAGCGAAGTCATGCCGATGGTCGGGCCAATCGCCGGTGTCGAGGCGCGGGCTTCCAGCACGATCCTCGCCGCGCCGACGACCGCGCCGCAGGCCTGCGACAGAACCAGCTTGCAGATCGAGTTGAGGCCGTAGAGCCCGCCGGCCCACAGGATCATCATCAGGTCCGGCGCGACGCGTTCCGGCGGGATGAGGTGCGAATAGGCGATGGTGGAGACGACGAATTTCGGCACCCCCAGCGGCAGGGAAAGCGCGACGTCGAGCGCCAGATCGGTGCCCATCGAACCGCCGATGGCGATGAAGGCGTCGATCTCGCCGTTCCGGTGCAGCTTCCGCACCAATTGCACGGCGCCACCGGCCATCAATGTCATGGCCGTGTTCTCGTCGCCGCTGGCGACGATCTCCTCGATCGTCACGTCGACGGCCCGCGCCACGGCATGCTTGTCGTGATCGGGGCTGTAGGGCGGATTGCCGAGAACGCTGACATCCATCATCACGGCGCTGCCGCCCGATGCCTCGATGCACGCTTTCATGAACAGCAGTTCGTCGGCCTTGGTGTCGCCGGTGCCGATAACCAGGATGCGGGGCGCGGTCTGTGCAGACATCAGGCCTGCCTCCTCAGTGTTTGCAAATTGTCGCCATTGAGGCGCATCGAAATCTCCCGTGCCGTGGCCATGACCGCAAGCCCTCGTTGAGCGATGTCGGCCGGCGTCGTCCTGGCCTTCGGCGCCGCCACAGCGATGGTGCCGAATGCAAAGCCGTCCGCCGCCAGGATTGCCGCCGCGACTGATATGACGCCTTCTTCCAGGCCCTGATCGCAGATCGAATAGCCGCGCTCGCGCGCCTCGGCCATGGAGCGCGAGATGGCGGTGGGATCGATCAGCGTATGCGCCGTAAAGGCCTCGAGAGGTCCCGCCAGGCATGCCTTGATGGCCTCATCCCGGGCGAAGGACAGATAGGCAATGCCCGACGCGGTCGAATGCAGGGGCAGAAGCTGGCCGATGTCGATGTTGACGCGGTTCGCCCAGGTGGGATGCTCGACATGGACGGTGACCAGCCTGTCGGTGCCGAATTCCGACAGATGCACGGTCTCGGCCGTGGCGCTTGCCAGATCCCGCACCAGCGGCACGGAGGTCTGCAGGAAGGGAAAGCGGGCCTCGCGGATACGCGCCAGCCGCGACAGGCCGGCGCCGAGCCGGTAGTGCCGCGTGCCGGCGTCCTGCTCGACGAAGCCATGGCTGGTCAGGGCCACCAGCAGCCGCCGCGTCGTCGCCTTGTCGAAGCTAGAGCGGCGCGCCAGTTCGGTCAGCCCGAGTTCGGGCTCGGCCACGGTGAACAGCTCCAGAAGTGAAATCGCCTTGCCGACCGTACCCACATTTGCCTCCCAGCACTGGCCAATCATTTAACGTGTGAATTAACTTGACAGGAAGCCGCTTTGTTTGCAAGTCTATATTCAAAATAAGGGTTCAAATAATGAACCGACATCCAGAGCGTATGGGACAGGCCAGTCGGCCAGCGAACCCGGTATTCGCAAACAGGAGGGACCAATGACAGCAGTTTCGGAACAGGCGCCGGCCAACAGGCTGCGCAAGAACAGTCTTGGCGTCGGCGCCATCGCCTTCATGGTGATTTCGGCGGCAGCCCCGCTCACGGCGGTCGCCGGCGGCACGCCGCTCGGCATGCTGATGGGCAATGGCGCCGGCTTTGCCGGCACCTATCTGATCGTGACGGTGCTGCTGCTGCTGTTCGCGGTCGGCTATGTCGCTATGTCGCGGCATGTCGGCAATGCCGGCGCCTTCTATGCCTATGCCGCGCGCGGGCTCGGCGGTCTCGCCGGCGGCGCTACGGCGCTGATCGCCATCCTGTCCTACAATGCCATGCAGATCGGCGTCATGGGTCTGCTCGGTGCCGCCACCTCCGGGCTGTTTGCCGGCTGGGGCATCAACCTGCCCTGGTGGGTGTGGAGCTTCATCGCCATCGCCATCGTCGCCGTGCTCGGTTACCGCCAGGTCGACCTGTCAGCCAAAATCCTGACGGTGCTGGTGCTCTGCGAATACGCCGTGGTGCTGATCCTCGATTTGACGATCCTCAAGACCGGCGGCGACAGCGGCCTGTCGGCGGCACCGTTCAGCTGGAGCCAGATTACGTCGGGCGCGCCGGCGATCGCCATCCTGTTCTGTTTCGCCGCCTTCATCGGCTTCGAGGCGACGACGATCTACGCCGAGGAAGCCCGTGACCCCAAAGTCACCATTCCGCGCGCCACCTATTTCTCCGTGCTTTTGATCGGCGTCTTCTACATGGTCACCGCATGGCTGATGGCGGTTGGGGCCGGCGTCGACAAATTGCTGCCGGCGCTGCAGGGCCTGCAGGACCCGACGACCTTCCTGTTCGGCCTCTCCGACCGTTATGCCGGCACGCTGCTGACGCATGCGATGAGCATCCTGTTCGTGTCGAGCCTGTTTGCCGGCGTGCTGGCGTTCCACAATGCGGTTGCCCGCTACATCTATGTCTCGGGCCGCGAGAAGCTATTGCCGCAGTCGATCGGGGTCACGCATTCGGCGCACCAGAGCCCGCATGTCGCCTCGGTGATCCAGAGCGTGCTGGCGGCTGTCGTCGTCGGCCTGTTCGCCGTGCTCGGCCTCGATCCGGTGCTGGCGCTGTTCTCCTGGCTGACCAATGTCGCAACGCTCGGCGTCATCGTCATGATGGCTGTCGCCTCGCTCGCGGTGGTAATGTACTTCCGTGCCAATCCCTCGACGCAGGAGAATGCGGTGAAGACCACCATCCTGCCGGGACTGACCTTCATCGCCTTCGTCGTCATCATCTATCTGATCGTCATCAATTTCGGCAGCCTGTCGGGGGCCGGTGGCTTCCTCGGCGTGTTCCTGCCGGGGATGGTGCTGATCGCGGCGGTGATCGGCCTGCTGCTGGCCGGCGCCTTGAGGAGCCGCGACCCTGTCGCCTTCGAAAGCCTCGGCCTGCCGCTGAAGGATTGAGCGAAACACTGGATTGAGAGAGGGGCGGCGTGCCACGCCGCCCTTCTCACCGTGAAGGGGAGTGGCGGCTTTGAGCTTTGCCGAAAACATCACCGTCGAGGCGCTGGAGGCCGACCCCTATCCAATCTATGCCGAGCTCAGGCGCAGCGCGCCGGTCGCCTTCGTGCCCTCGGTCAATCTCTGGTTCGTCACCCGCTGGAAGGATGTCGAACTGGTGGCGAAATCGCCCGACACCTTCTCGGCAATCGTCAGAGCGGGCGTATCGCCCGTAGAGCGGTCCTTCGGCAAGCCGACCATCCTGACCACCGATGGCGAGACGCACAAGCAATTGCGCCAGGGCGTCGACCCGAAATACCGGCCGCGCACGGTCGCCGCCTATGCCGGCGATCTCGTGCGCTCGATCGCCGAACCCTATCTCGACGCGATCGCCGAGCGCGGTTCGGCCGAGCTGATGGCGGACTATTTCGAGCCGGTGTCGACGCTCAGCCTGGCGCGTTCGCTCGGCCTTGCCGACATCGACATGCCGACGCTGCGCCGCTGGTTCTATGGGCTCGCCCAGGGCGCCATCAATTTCGAGAAAGACCCGAAGCGGCAGGAGATCGCCGACGCCATCGGCGCCGAGGTCGGCGCCGCCGTGACGCCGACGCTGGAAAGGCTCGTCCGCGCACCGGATGATTCCGCGCTGTCGCATATGCTGCATGACGGCATGCCGGAAGGGAAAACGCGTCACATCGACTTCCTGATGCCGACCATCAAGGTGATCCTGCTTGGCGGCATGCAGGAGCCGGGCCATGGCGCCGGCTCGATCCTTGTCGGTCTGTTGAGGAATCCCGACCAGTTGCGGCAGGTGCTCGACGATCCCGCGACCTTCGTGCCCAAGGCCGTCGATGAAGGCCTGCGCTGGGTGGCGCCGATCGGCACGCAGACGCGCGAAACGACCCGCGCGGTCGAGATCGGTGGCGCGACGATCCCCGCCGGCGCGCCGGTCGCCGCACTTGTCTCTTCCGCCAGCCGCGATGAGAGCCGCTTTGCCGATCCGGACCGCTTCGACATCAACCGCGACGAAGGCAACCACGCCGCTTTCGGCTTCGGCCATCACTTCTGTTCCGGCCGCTTTTTTGCGCGCGAGCAGATGTGCCTCGCGGTAAGGCTCTTGCTTGAACGATTCCCCGATCTCAGCCTGGTGCCCGGCAAGGAGCCGGTGTTCCGTGGCTGGGAGTTCCGGGCGCCAACCACATTGCATGTTAGTTTCGGAGCCGGTTCCCCATGATCAGTCAAAATGCCATCGACACGCTGCGCAAGGCGGAGATCGGCGCGCGCGGCCTGTTCATCGATGGCGAACAGTCAGCGGGAATAACCGGCGCGACGCTGCCGGTCATTTCGCCGATCGACGGCCGCGCCTTTGCCAGCATTGCCGACGGCAATGGCGCCGATGTCGACCACGCGGTGAAATCGGCACGCAAGGCGTTCGAAAAGGGTTCCTGGTCGCGCGCGGCACCCGCCTTTCGCAAGAAGGTGCTGACCAAGCTCGCCGAACTGGTCGAACAGCATGTCGACGAACTGGCGGTGCTCGGCGTGCGCGACAATGGCACCGAGATCGGCATG includes:
- a CDS encoding phosphotransferase enzyme family protein, coding for MNAVSARSEPETAADVTALARHALAHWGVRDCEPELLKYRENAVFRIRLADGRPAALRIHRLGYHSDAALRSELQWMGFLQSAGVATPSPVPTQAGDLFVPVGIGTSTPRQVDCLSWLEGRAVGARGVPLGYSPQRAREVFAAVGQTIARMHNAAAGWAPPPGFARHAWDFDGFFGPNPTWGRFETCPFLDDANRDLVHRAHRKAVEALSRHERSARNFGLIHADLVRENVLLDGDSIQIIDFDDCGHGWHVYDLAVALYQNREEAIYPLIEASLLDGYRQERELTQQDVAALPLFSALRAFAFLGWVQSRVEGDITRDAGMRISTIAASVVADYLRGA
- a CDS encoding aminotransferase class III-fold pyridoxal phosphate-dependent enzyme codes for the protein MAHPQKSPTHGTQAEAALISRRGRLLGAKSQLFYDEPVHLVRGEGVWLYDADGRKYLDAYNNVAHVGHCHPHVVDALCRQASLLNTHTRYLHTAILDYVERLTATFDASLSTAILTCTGSEANDIALRMAQATSGQMGIIATDATYHGNTTAVSQLSTRMPPVGGRAPYVRLVPAPDSYRHPDAMANGKAFGGAVREAIASLAKDGIGLSGMILCPLLANEGFPTLPAGFFDDAVAAVRDAGGLVIADEVQPGFGRTGSYFWGHQRAGFVPDIVTMGKPMGNGHPVAAVVTTTEILATFRNAFRYFNTFGGNPVSCAVASAVLDVLEDENLVANARDVGAYALDLLRPLADRHDCIGEVRGAGLFFGAELVRDRETREPAPDIAGRVINAMRDRGVLMGKTGIHGNVLKIRPPMPFSRANADLLIGTLDEVLGEVAGVAA
- a CDS encoding aminotransferase class III-fold pyridoxal phosphate-dependent enzyme produces the protein MRDINFLTETNAKPIWHPMAHPAEMRANPPKVIMKGEGVMVTDIGGNTVLDAVGGLWNVNLGYSCDPIKKAIADQLGALPYYSGFRGTSTGPSIELAYELAEWFAPEGMVRTFFTSGGSDSVETALRLARQYWKIRGQGDRTKFLALKKGYHGTHFGGASVNGNANFRRNYEPLLPGVFHIPAPWTFRNPFEETDPARLAKLCAKALEDEIAFQGGDTIAAFIMEPVLGAGGVIVPHESFMPLIREICDRHEILLIADEVVTGFGRTGAWSGSRLTGVKPDFMTIAKAITSGYFPLGATLIGGKVADVFEADKTSFGAIGHGYTYSGHPVGCAAGLAALAETKRLRLNENAAARGVELAAVLEGLKAKHAIVGDVRYKGLMAAIELVSDRATKKPADKKTMAVVSEAAYEAGVMLRVSGNNIILSPPLIISAADVAKIGEAIGAGLSKV
- a CDS encoding HAD-IA family hydrolase; translation: MAQALVLDFGGVVTRTLFETHALTEQALGLKSGTLQWRGPFDPDSDPLWRSMQADEISERDYWRTRTSEVGRLVGEDWQAMETFVQRARGAEPEKVVRHEADRAIRAVHAAGFRLAILSNELDLFYGADFRRRLPLLGLFDVIVDATYTGILKPDPRAYAFVTEALGLPADACVFVDDQKRNVDGGRAAGMRTVHFDVARPALSYAEALAHFDLVPAA
- a CDS encoding Tm-1-like ATP-binding domain-containing protein codes for the protein MSAQTAPRILVIGTGDTKADELLFMKACIEASGGSAVMMDVSVLGNPPYSPDHDKHAVARAVDVTIEEIVASGDENTAMTLMAGGAVQLVRKLHRNGEIDAFIAIGGSMGTDLALDVALSLPLGVPKFVVSTIAYSHLIPPERVAPDLMMILWAGGLYGLNSICKLVLSQACGAVVGAARIVLEARASTPAIGPTIGMTSLGSSCLRYMKTLKPALERRGYDVAVFHTTGMGGRAFESIAGQDHFCAVFDFSLQEITNHLAGSVVSSGNDRLENAGARGIPQIAAPGAVDMVDLPTWQDLPAKFSERPFHAHNRLIASITVDAADRREVARTIAAKLGASKGRSAFILPSRGIQEWDIEGEPLYEPEALAAFVDEMRKAISPSVEFHEIDAHINSDDFVGKALEIFDRWVEEGIIPRGMPAKGVAA
- a CDS encoding IclR family transcriptional regulator, with protein sequence MGTVGKAISLLELFTVAEPELGLTELARRSSFDKATTRRLLVALTSHGFVEQDAGTRHYRLGAGLSRLARIREARFPFLQTSVPLVRDLASATAETVHLSEFGTDRLVTVHVEHPTWANRVNIDIGQLLPLHSTASGIAYLSFARDEAIKACLAGPLEAFTAHTLIDPTAISRSMAEARERGYSICDQGLEEGVISVAAAILAADGFAFGTIAVAAPKARTTPADIAQRGLAVMATAREISMRLNGDNLQTLRRQA
- a CDS encoding APC family permease — encoded protein: MTAVSEQAPANRLRKNSLGVGAIAFMVISAAAPLTAVAGGTPLGMLMGNGAGFAGTYLIVTVLLLLFAVGYVAMSRHVGNAGAFYAYAARGLGGLAGGATALIAILSYNAMQIGVMGLLGAATSGLFAGWGINLPWWVWSFIAIAIVAVLGYRQVDLSAKILTVLVLCEYAVVLILDLTILKTGGDSGLSAAPFSWSQITSGAPAIAILFCFAAFIGFEATTIYAEEARDPKVTIPRATYFSVLLIGVFYMVTAWLMAVGAGVDKLLPALQGLQDPTTFLFGLSDRYAGTLLTHAMSILFVSSLFAGVLAFHNAVARYIYVSGREKLLPQSIGVTHSAHQSPHVASVIQSVLAAVVVGLFAVLGLDPVLALFSWLTNVATLGVIVMMAVASLAVVMYFRANPSTQENAVKTTILPGLTFIAFVVIIYLIVINFGSLSGAGGFLGVFLPGMVLIAAVIGLLLAGALRSRDPVAFESLGLPLKD
- a CDS encoding cytochrome P450, whose amino-acid sequence is MSFAENITVEALEADPYPIYAELRRSAPVAFVPSVNLWFVTRWKDVELVAKSPDTFSAIVRAGVSPVERSFGKPTILTTDGETHKQLRQGVDPKYRPRTVAAYAGDLVRSIAEPYLDAIAERGSAELMADYFEPVSTLSLARSLGLADIDMPTLRRWFYGLAQGAINFEKDPKRQEIADAIGAEVGAAVTPTLERLVRAPDDSALSHMLHDGMPEGKTRHIDFLMPTIKVILLGGMQEPGHGAGSILVGLLRNPDQLRQVLDDPATFVPKAVDEGLRWVAPIGTQTRETTRAVEIGGATIPAGAPVAALVSSASRDESRFADPDRFDINRDEGNHAAFGFGHHFCSGRFFAREQMCLAVRLLLERFPDLSLVPGKEPVFRGWEFRAPTTLHVSFGAGSP